A window of Ruminococcus champanellensis 18P13 = JCM 17042 contains these coding sequences:
- a CDS encoding class I adenylate-forming enzyme family protein: MTITDILERNAILYGKDTALVEINPDIQEVHRVTWKEYELIEPAPVSYYRREITWSVFNEKANRFANLLLSRGVKKGDKVAILLMNCLEWLPIYFGILKTGALAVPLNFRYASDEIKYCVDLAEVDILVFGPEFIGRVEEIAPEISKKRLLFYVGENCPSFAEHYDRLVANCSSASPDLPLDLTDDAAIYFSSGTTGFPKAILHNHESLLHACKVEREHHGQTRDDVFLCIPPLYHTGAKMHWFGSFLVGGKAVLLKGVKPKCILEAISQEQCTIVWLLVPWAQDILDALDRGELKLEDYKLDQWRLMHIGAQPVPPSLIARWKKYFPNHQYDTNYGLSESIGPGCVHLGVGNIDKVGAIGKAGFGWEVKIVDDKGNTVPQGTVGELAVKGPGVMTCYYNDPKATDEVLRDGWLYTGDMAQEDADGFIFLVDRKKDVIISGGENLYPVQIEDFLRSNDNIKDVAVIGLPDQRLGEIAAAIVELKPDHPCTEAEIMEFCNQLPRYKRPHKIIFAQVPRNPTGKIEKPRLREMYGGASLVAKQNHS; this comes from the coding sequence ATGACCATTACAGATATATTGGAACGCAATGCCATTCTGTACGGCAAGGACACAGCCCTGGTGGAGATCAACCCGGATATCCAGGAAGTCCACCGGGTAACCTGGAAGGAGTACGAACTGATCGAGCCGGCACCGGTGTCCTACTACCGGCGGGAGATCACCTGGAGCGTGTTCAACGAAAAGGCAAATCGGTTTGCCAATCTCTTGCTGTCCCGGGGCGTCAAGAAGGGCGACAAAGTGGCGATCCTGCTGATGAACTGCCTGGAGTGGCTGCCCATTTATTTCGGCATTCTCAAGACCGGTGCCCTGGCGGTACCCCTGAACTTCCGCTATGCTTCTGACGAGATCAAGTACTGTGTGGATCTTGCGGAGGTGGATATTCTGGTGTTCGGCCCGGAATTCATCGGCAGAGTGGAGGAAATTGCCCCGGAAATCAGCAAAAAGCGCCTGCTGTTCTACGTGGGGGAAAACTGTCCCTCCTTTGCGGAGCACTATGACCGGCTGGTTGCCAACTGCTCCAGTGCTTCCCCGGATCTGCCCCTGGATCTGACGGATGATGCGGCGATTTACTTCTCCTCCGGTACCACCGGCTTCCCGAAAGCCATCCTGCACAACCACGAAAGCCTGCTGCACGCCTGCAAGGTAGAGCGGGAGCATCACGGGCAGACCCGGGACGATGTGTTCCTGTGCATCCCGCCCCTGTACCACACCGGTGCGAAGATGCACTGGTTCGGCAGCTTTCTGGTAGGCGGCAAGGCAGTCCTGCTGAAGGGTGTAAAGCCGAAATGCATTCTGGAAGCCATTTCCCAGGAACAATGTACCATCGTATGGCTGCTGGTGCCCTGGGCACAGGATATTCTGGACGCCCTGGATCGGGGCGAGCTGAAGCTGGAGGATTACAAGCTGGATCAGTGGCGGCTGATGCACATCGGCGCACAGCCCGTTCCCCCCAGCCTGATCGCCCGGTGGAAGAAATACTTTCCCAACCACCAGTACGACACCAATTATGGGCTGAGCGAGTCCATCGGCCCCGGCTGCGTACACCTGGGCGTGGGTAACATCGACAAGGTAGGCGCCATCGGCAAGGCGGGCTTCGGCTGGGAGGTCAAGATCGTGGACGACAAGGGCAACACGGTACCCCAGGGCACTGTGGGTGAGCTTGCGGTCAAGGGTCCCGGCGTCATGACCTGCTACTACAACGATCCCAAGGCAACGGACGAGGTACTCCGGGACGGCTGGCTCTACACCGGAGACATGGCGCAGGAGGATGCAGACGGCTTTATCTTCCTGGTGGATCGGAAAAAGGACGTGATCATCAGCGGCGGCGAGAATCTGTACCCGGTACAGATCGAGGATTTCCTGCGCAGCAACGACAACATCAAGGACGTGGCAGTCATCGGCCTGCCGGATCAGCGGCTGGGGGAAATCGCAGCAGCCATTGTGGAACTGAAGCCGGATCACCCCTGCACGGAGGCGGAGATCATGGAATTCTGCAATCAGCTGCCCCGGTACAAGCGTCCCCACAAGATCATCTTTGCACAGGTGCCCCGGAATCCCACCGGCAAGATCGAAAAACCCCGGCTGCGGGAAATGTACGGCGGCGCAAGCCTGGTCGCAAAGCAGAATCACAGCTGA